GGATCGGCAGGAGTTggtcaaaaaacattttatatattgaATTTCATTTCATATAAAAAAGTCAACAGCTACATTAGTGTTAGCATTAAGCATAATGTTTGAATTTTAACATGCATATGTACAAATGAATACCTATAGGATGCTTATAAGATGCTAATTTCACCGTGGGTCTTAATCACTAAATTAGTGCATGTATAAgttgcatttattattaataatacaataattaatattattattaattgaaTTTACCCTcaggggattaataaagtgccttattattattattattattattattattattattgtgttttagAGTGAATGTTGTTGTGTTAAGTGTGTCCGAGTGACTCTGATTAATACTTTAAAACCATCAATCatgtatttgataaaaaaaaaacaataaataaaatcaaaatatgaaataatttactgtttaaactttaaaataagttatttatCAGCGGCCCTCCTGACATTAACATGCTTCTATTTTGCATGTGATATTCAGCACGTAGCAAGCCAGacagtgttagcatgctaacaagctaacgaGCTAAAGTTCAAATGTCAACATGTGTACATTAACTAGCTGGAGTTCTGACCTCCTCTTTTCTGTTTGCAGTTGACGAGAACATCGACGTGACGAGCAACGAGCCGGAGCGAGCGTCCTCGGAGTACCACATGGCGCTGTACCCTTCCAGCTCCGAGAACGTGTACGAGACCTCGGCGAGGCTGCTCTTCATGTCGGTGAAGTGGGCCAAGAACCTGCCGGTGTTTTCCAACCTGCCCTTCAGAGACCAGGTGAGTCTCAAACGTACACTTTATATATCTGAATTATAACAAAGGGGCGCATGTTACAATTTCACTTCCAGTTTTTATCATTTTGATTTCACAAGTAAAAGTAAGACATGATATATTGTTCTgagaaaaaatagaaagaaaaattcTGACAAACTTTGAGTTAAAAACTTGTTAATTCAGTTATCATACTTCTAAAACGATGGAATCCCATTCCCGCCAggaaatgtttaattttatAAAGTTGAACAATATACATAATTTAGCCGtaggaaaaaaatgattttggtTTAGTTTAATTCTTCgttttattagttttagtcaaACATTCGAtattttttgtgatcaaattttttatttttcaatactCAAGGTTAGAGTgagttattgattttttttatagatttaGTTGAGTACTAGTAAGGAACTAAAATTATTGACGATTATTTAATAAGTCTATTTGTCcatttttcacattatcatttagtttttatttgttgatgaaaaatgcatttttgtcatgtttattttctttttcaaacttCGTTTGGTtgacttgtttttgtcatgataaAAGTTATCAATGAATATTTTTCGTCATAGTTTTCATTAACATAATTTACACTGGTTGACAAAAATGATgtataaaaaagaacaaaatataaACTTGTGATAACTCATCACTTTTACTTTGTAGATCAAGATGTATGAATTacttataaaacaaaattagatatcacaaaaacatatacaaaaacatcattttgAATTACCAATTCCCTACtttgaaataaaattattttgaaaataagtcATAACTGTGTTACTGCttgataaatatttattttataaattatatatcatCATTTAATCAACATGTTTTTGTCAGGAATGGTCTTCCATATAACCTCTTTACAACTAATGTGACTAACCAGTGAAGCTATTTCCTTTCTAGTTTTAATGTTATGACTCTTGTTGGTGTCCTGCCAGGTGATCCTGCTGGAGGAGGCGTGGAGCGAGCTCTTCCTGCTCTGTGCCATCCAGTGGTCTCTGCCTCTGGACAGCTGCCCGCTGCTCTCTCTGCCGGACCTCTGCCCCGGCATGCAGGGAAAGACCAGCTACACCAGCCTGGACCTGCGCCTCCTGCAGGAGGTCTTCAGCCGCTTCAAGGCCCTCGCCGTCGACCCCACCGAGTTCGCCTGCCTCAAGGCCATCGTGCTCTTCAAGCCAGGTGAGGCCAACAGGACTTCTATTCAGTGTTATTATTACAATCCCATTATTACCCTGCAATAGTAAGAGTCTAAGAGCTTAAGGGACCGCTTTAGATCAATAAATCTGAACCACTACCGAGCAGAGTAGCTTTAGGTTCCTAATGATCTCACTTTCCCCCTGACCTTCTGACCTCTGCTCTAGCGCCACTATCCATTcgaattttaaaatatatagcGGAAAGATTGCTGTACCATTGAGTGAGCACACTCATTCTCCACAGAGGAAGAACTGGTAACATTTTGGATGGTCTATGAGCTTTCCTCTAGCACCTCCCTGAGATGACACCCAAAATGTGGTCAGCTTTGCACCCAAAATATTTCATAATCTTTAACTTCGTTGTCCCTGAAAGGAATTTTTCCTTGCAGCCAggagaaacataaaataaatataataaatgaaatgaaaaatgaaatgaaaaattaaactACCATATAAAATGATACaaagacaatataaatatataaaacataaactAAAAACATGATATTTCATGATATTTCTGCTGTCATGGTAATAAACGGTTTTGACTTTGAAGACTTCATTAAACACTAGTTGTTTGAATTTCCTGTATGTGACTCACATTAGTGTTTGCTCTCCTTTGCAGAGACTCGAGGTTTGAAAGATCCAGAACAAGTGGAGAACCTGCAGGATCAGTCTCAAGTGATGCTGGGACAACACATCCGCTCCCATTACCCCAGTCAACCAGCCAGGTGTGTTACCTGTCTGATAATATCACTGTATCACTCCCACAGTGCTcctcaaaaactccacagggagccacctCTGTTAGATTCATAGTCTGTTACATTAGAAACtgctttctgggtttcctcttcTAAAGGGAATTTCTCCCGTTATGATTTGGATTGAAAATGCAAGTTAAAAGGCAGAGTTCTGTTCATGTTCTGCCAGAGTCGAAGTATTTCTCAAAGTAAATGATCAGTTTAAAGGCAAAACTCCCTGAATGTTGGCGTTCATAGTACGACAGAATCATGTGGTGtagctttaattcattttctttcttccaCTGATTTCTATCCCATATTAGTTGATGCAAAgtgaataaaaaacacatcttaCAGTTTTTAGATATGGAAGCTGATTGCTCTGGGCATGCCATGTTTCAGATCACTGAAACTTTCTCTGCTGTCACACATCAGTGTAGCTTCTGGGAGTGATGTGACTCCAATATTACTTTCTTTATTGGCTAATTATTCAAAGCATTAATATCAAAATGCTCCAGCGAACAACAGGTTTATGTCACAAAAATGAGGATTTGACTTGGACTTCACTAACTTCTCAAGGTTTGACATGTTAAAATCACATggaacaataataaataaatgaatgaatgaatgaatgaatgaataaatacataaaggcAAGCCTTACATAACCTCACTGCAGtttgaataaatatatactattAGGGTTGTGCACTGAAAGACATCGATCCcagctattctctcttttttaaatgtatcattatttatttacaaataaaaacacaaatcagaCAGAACAGCACTAGTTTGTACCTTACAGACTAGCTGTAAGTCAGCGCCAAAGCAACAGCATCATAAAACAACAACGAtcgaaaagaaaagaggaaaagaagaaaccaaacaatacaaaatgacatggaaaaataaattattccaATTATTCATAAAACAGCATTAACGcagttttaaaattaaaatgtccaAATGTCATTTAAATGGTCAACATTAAGACCCGAGAGACTCACATTTTTAATCGGAGGTGGATTCAATTAAATGATTATTATGAGCAATGTGGTTTATATATGCTGTATGTTTCCTGTTACATGGAGAGGCTGATTCTAGTTTTTGTTTCTTGTGTGTATTCAGGTTTGGaaagctgcttcttcttcttccctctctACGTTTTGTGAACTCGGAGCGGATTGAGCTGCTGTTCTTCCACAGGACCATCGGGAACACTCCCATGGAGAAGCTGCTGTGTGACATGTTTAAAAACTAAAACCATCACCCACAAACCCGTCCAGTCATCAATAATCTCCCTGTGTGGAGAGGAGTGATATTTGACGGATACTAGCTTTGTACTCCTGTATGCATATCAGAGATTCTGCGTGCtgttgatatttttttaaaggccactttattatttgtttgttgtttccACATCAGTTCTTCTCATCATGCTTGCTGTCTATTTGTATCATATTTAGATTTGGATTTGAGTCATTTCGTCCTctagtgtttattgttttttttctgacatttacgATGCAGATCTTTATGTGTCTGGTGATAGATGGACTGTACATCCCTGCTGTCATTAATGTGACTGTTATATTCACGTTTTCATGCCTTGATAAAGTCAAAAATGCTTGAAAATGGGTTTTGATTCAGTTTCTTTACAAGAGATGATTTAGCCTTCAGACCTTCACTAATAAGGGGAAATAGTTCCTTGTGTatgattttaaataataaatggaAGATATTGTGCGTCAGCTATAACACACCGATTCAAACTGAGTTTATGGAGACCTGGACCCTCTTTAACACAGAGAATCAATCAAACAGCGCCCTCTTCTGTCTGGTGTATCACACAAAACCCTcagcacacacgcacgcacacgcacgcacgcgcgcacacacacacacacacacacacacactaaacataATCTCAAAGTATGAAATGTTGATGGGAGTTACAGTCTCTCTCAGTTGTTCCACTGTTAGAAACAATCTGCCCAATTTACAGAAGGCCAGTTTGTTCTTCTGCTTATAGTAAATTCCAATTACTGTACGGAGCAGACATAAGTTTAAGGGCCTATTAAGGTTTTTTCTGGGATACAAACAGGAGTCCTTTCTTTGGGTAATAAAGCGCAGAGGTTCTTGTTAAGAGACGGATGGATGCAGTGAAACATGGGGGTTTAAATAAGAAACAGTACTGATGTTGTCATTCTTTGTTTCCACAGACactgtcattttaaaatgtattgataATTCATGAAATTGATGGTCTGGAAATGTGAAACGAGTGCCAGGCAGAAAAACAGCGTTCATTATTGCATTTAGATAACAATGTGGAGACTCCTCACAAGAAAGGGTCAGCGTGTATGATGTATGAAGTAAATGTCAGGGGCAAAGAAGGAAGTGGCATGGTGTTGTTCAGGCTCTTCTCATACACTATTATACCTATGACAAGTAATATACTATCATCTGTACCAACccacttaaaggcagggttgacgatgttgtCCAGTATCCGCTATTTGTTCTATTGGTtaaaatggtctttacaccccgacagcgatccattactgatgagctctgaaaaggacctgaaaagagccgtcatctgtagctgctgtaatcctgtaaaaatgtctaccaatcactgcctcgcggtacgcttggaaagaaccaatcagatgcctccttgcctccctgctcgtactctaaccttggcgtgcaccagcctgaactcaaagcgtcgccgccgcacgtttactggagaatggaagagaaaactcagccctgcagtagcactgctgTGGTTActggtcatgaggtagcgttgttgagttgaggtcctctctccactctgtgtctgtgaagtagtatGATGCgtcggtgctcgtgcatgtgtgtgtgtgtgtggggaaggATTCCCAAGGGGAgatgagctaaatgctaacatgagCATGCTCTCAATGataatgtttagcaggtataatgtttaccaagTTCACCATCTAAGTTTCtaaattgaatttcccctcaggggatcaataaagtgccttcttcttattcttcttcttcttcttcttcttcttcttctttgctaTAATCTGCACAAAACACCAAGTACAGCTGAGGTTGATGGGAAatgttgacctgctggtggtgctcTAGCAAAAATCAGGGGATTACCAAAGTAATTAGAAtttatagaaaaagaaaaatggaaatagAAAGCCTTTATTGTGATTGATCAGAATACAATGAAATTAGGAGCGCTACTCCGAgacacaggaaaaaaacaggaaaaacaccataaaaacaaaacaacttcagcATACACACATCCACAGCCGGCAACACTGCTTCTAAAATagtaagtaaaataaataaataaatacagtgttATTTTGCACTATAGAATAAGAGTAATTATTGTACTAGTatgaatgtaattattgcagAAGATCCCGTTGGCCCTTGAAAAACAGACATCATATTCATATAGTGTATTTGTGGCCCAGGGAAAGAAACCGTGCTTTGAAACTATttatcctctgggaaccatgaatgtttgtacaaaaTTGCATGGCTATCCATCcaatagatgttgagatatttaagtCTGAAACAAAATTATGGACTGACTGACTATCTATCAAATACTGTGCTATGgaagaagaggcaaaaaaagtTCAATTAAACAAAAGCATCACTAAGAAAAGGATGGCCTGTCTCTTGTGTCCTTCGTGATCTACTGTGTTGAAATCTGAATGAAGACTGGATCACTATACAACAGAAATCAGGAAGTATACTCCGTTCTCCCGCCTGTATAGTGACGGTATTATAGAAATAAAGTGTGCTCCACTTTGAAATGAGATGTAAAAGCCGACAGTTGTAGCTGAAGTGAGTGTTGGTGTTCCTTAAATAAATGTCAGTCTGATAAGAGACGTCACTCAGTATTACTTTACCTTCTGATTCAAACACTTGAAAAACATCAGAAGAGCAGGTGGTGCACACATCAAGCGCTTCTTTTAGTTTCAAAAGCCAGCACCGCAAGTGAAATCGTAAAAGATGACTCTGGGCAAGAGAGGGGAATTCTCAGCTTTGCTTTTAGTGCGGTTATTTATCATTAATAAGaggctttaaagctgaagtaggtgagattggagcaaaaaagttatttttataaaacggtcgctatatcatgacagtagtacatgaaacaggtaacctgaaaaatatcatgtgcctctgtgtcatCCGGTGTCCtacagtgctcctaacggcatctgcaagatttcacagaccggaggaaaacaagcagtcagagctgatctgagatctgctgtctatgagagccggctgtcaatcactcgagaactccgaccaaacggtcaaactaggcagcgctgatcaaatatgaatcaatattatgttactgtattgcctatttctctcctcagatgttctcagaatcatcttgtagtgcacggtttagctgttaaatgagaaagtttgtgatgccgcCGCTGcatcattgtgaaatctggtgaaggaacgccaagttccggtcacatgaccggagcacagccaataggaacgctctctcaatggaTAGGTCACACACTCAGAAGACAAAATACGTAAATCAATCACAAAGCAGGCTCTAACATGGAACCCTAAATGAAAGAGGAAGACAGGACGTCCTAGAACCACCTGGAGAAGAACCACAGAACAGGTGGTGAAGAAGGAAGGGCTGTCGTGGCAACAACTAGATCGGAGGGCACAAGACCGGAGAAAATGGAGGGGTTTCATCGATGGCCTATGTTCCTTAGGGAATTTCAATgcctaagtaagtaagtaagtctcaatgaaatgacctgtgattggtcaaagtctcccgtcacgggctagattttctaaagcctgaaaacagagccatgaggaggagcagaagtctagttatctctcagaacacttgagttacaatatgctgaaatgttattatgggattttttgcccaatgatgccaaaaatatactgactactgaagctttaagagcATCCAGCACATTTGTCTTCTGTTGAAATAGCAGCAGTTGAGTATCGTGGGACCCGTGCGAGGCCCTCAGTCAGGCCTCCGTCATATGAGTGAGCTCACACATCCAGATTAAGAAACTTTGAACTCTCAAAGGAGATTCGTCTGATTTCACAGCAAAAGTGTGCTATGAAAAATGTGCTGAAAATGTACCCTTAAATATTCTTGAtaatgtacaaaatgtaccGGAGGAGATTTAAATGACTCCATCTTTATGCTCCATGTTGGTAAAGTTGAAGGTTTGTGATCTATGTTCTGCTGCTGTAACTGGATACTCAAGTTCAGAGTGATTCTAAACTGAAGTCTTACCTCACGTGTCAAACGATCCACATTCTCATATTGGCCTTTCCTAAGCTCTTTTCACACAAAGGTTGCCCCTGTTTAAATGAGAGATTTTCATCTTATTATAAGATTAGTCTCTTAAGTAACAGGCAGAGGGAGGCAAACAGGTTAACACCACGTTGCAGCGCCAAACTGACATTAATCTCAACGAGTCACACACAGTGCTTTTATTTCAACATGAATACACCAAACATAAGACAATCCAACATGTCAGACATCATAATTCTGATTACAGGGAATCAGTGGTGTATTGGTTTACTTCTGGTTTGAGAAGGGTGTTATCTCACTGCATTAGCAAGATAAATATAtgaatgtataatgtatatatattaaaacaCAGAGGGAAATGCACGTGTAGGCACAGTGAGACAGTAAGAAAGGTCACATTTTAATTGACACAGTATCTATGACATTTGAGCAAAACCTTCTTTGGTGAGTTCCAACTCAAGAGATAAAACTATTTTATATAacgctgcaactaatgattattttcattatggaaaATTCTGCCTGTTATTTCCCCGATTGATCGATTGATTAGTTTGTGAAACTTCAGAGAAtagatatttaatatttacCCAGTACagcaaaaaatacaaataaaataaatgtcttaAATACAGTAAGTACATGGAAGAAGCAGCAAAGGCTCCCATTTGAGAGGCTGGGACCATGAAAGGTTTTTGCCATTCTTGCATGACCAATATCTTAAACGATTATCGaaatagttgccaattcattttctgtcaatcgactgataaatgaatgaagtaattgttaacaaacataacaacagTAACAAAGCCTCTTGTCGTATAAACTCttcatatattttgtatttaaaaatcttaatttgtaaaataactacagctgtcaaataaatgtagtggagaagAAGTAGAAAGTgatatgaaaagaaaatactcaagtaaagaacaAGTTCCTCAAATTTTAAAGTTTCAAGTCATTTATTATCAAATGCACAAGAATTACAGAAGAAGTTGTCGCAAATGGAAATCTTGGGTCTCAAGCTCCCTCCAACAATGATAAGTAAATATTcataaaagaaaatcacacaagtaaaaaaaaacaagatgacaatctaaaacataaaatagttaaaatatagggataaaatataaatatgaaataattagttaataatagtaatataaatTTGTGCTAGACGGTAATTGCAATTGAAAAAGCTGattgtaaacaggaatgtagttaATGTATATGCTTAATGAGGAGTATAAATGTAAAGTATACAAAGGTCATTTGTACAGTACtcgagtaaatgtacttccttacattccaccactgaataaATGGTATTAAATCATATcttaaattaattataatattgaAGTTGAATGATGAAACCAGGTTTAGAAGATAAACTATCATATAAAAGAGAAGCAGTGTCATTTAAAGGAGCATCAGAGGTCACTTTAGGTCAGTTTCTTCCTCTATTTCTTCTTGTATTCGCTGTAATGTcgaacctctctctctctctctctctctctctctctctctctctctcctctctctctctctctctctctctctctctctcctctcaccccCTCTGTGCACTTATTAATCTGCTGTGTTGAGCTCCCAGTTGAACTGGAATGTGTCTGGGTGTTACAACAACACCAGCAGATCACTGAGCAAGGTTACCCGACTGAAGGAGGAGGATCTGGAATCATCCTGCTTCCTCCCGTTTGACTCGACTGAACCGCTGCCATGAATCACAGCAAGGACGAATTTGAGCCTTTTGAATATTCCTACTATGATTATTCAGACTGGTACTCCAACAACGCAGAGCCAACAAAACCACCCAAAGAGTGAGTAGAAAACCTGAAGATAATCTCACGTTCAAGTCAGAACGGACCGCGTCAATGTGTTGCGTCTGTAGAAGTCTGGGTCTGTGGTATTGATTTTATGTACAAGTGCATTATGGGAATTAATTAGTTGATTTTAGGTGATTGATCATGATAGCTGTAAACGGATGATTTTAGGTGATTTGTGCTTAATTTGAACAATTTCAGAGATGAAAGCAGTTCTGGTACCTGGACaacaataaatgtaaatttaacATCTTGAAATCAGGATTAATAGCATAAAGAACTAATCAAATCTTATGGATCACTTACTTAATAGCAATAATAGTTATCAGCCATGCACATCATAAACCTGGCAAAATATTTGCAGTTGAATTTTTTTCGCAAAATTTCTCTGTCTATTGTTTTACATATATGTGCATTTTGTTCTAACGTTTGCCAAGAATTCAGCTTTGGTTATTTAAATATGtgccttttttttgtcacagaGTTATTTTACCATGCGACCCAACAGCGGACGACAAGTTCTTCAACATATGCATGCTGTCGATATCTGTAAGTATACTCAAGTCAAAAAATGGACTGAACGCTTGTTCCCAACTTTCTTTGTCTTGTGACCATTTATATCCAAGAGCTGTTagctgtcagaaaaaaaagtaaatgtattTTGATGTAAGTACAGCCTCAGTCAGAAT
This window of the Sebastes fasciatus isolate fSebFas1 chromosome 2, fSebFas1.pri, whole genome shotgun sequence genome carries:
- the LOC141760874 gene encoding photoreceptor-specific nuclear receptor-like, which produces MMEDHLIKIPMMSSSSPSESSGSGGTDDSRGAKSPSPGKALSPALVCKVCGDTSSGKHYGIYACNGCSGFFKRSVRRRLIYRCQAGTGMCPVDKAHRNQCQACRLKKCLQAGMNKDAVQNERQPRSTAQVRLDSIDVDPEKEHLATTREPTSSSSSSSSSSSSVITWPHITSSMAITSSVAPQRCISPQNNHRFMASLMTAETCAKLEPEDVDENIDVTSNEPERASSEYHMALYPSSSENVYETSARLLFMSVKWAKNLPVFSNLPFRDQVILLEEAWSELFLLCAIQWSLPLDSCPLLSLPDLCPGMQGKTSYTSLDLRLLQEVFSRFKALAVDPTEFACLKAIVLFKPETRGLKDPEQVENLQDQSQVMLGQHIRSHYPSQPARFGKLLLLLPSLRFVNSERIELLFFHRTIGNTPMEKLLCDMFKN